From Streptomyces sp. NBC_01460, a single genomic window includes:
- a CDS encoding ThuA domain-containing protein gives MTRWVLSLVSSTLLVTGLATPATAHPEGFHVLLFTKTAPGAYRHDSIPAATTMFDQVAVERGWELTKSENAAVFNDADLAEYDVVAMVQTSGMVWETDAQRQAVQKYVHNGGGIAAVHNTLDMGIENDFPWWDELVNGGAHMPAHSPGSLQGTAKVADRVHPSTSHLPDRWTRTEEWYNFDPNPRGDVHVLVTADETTYNPGSEAMGPDHPISWCRDAEGGSVWATAMGHDAASYSDPQFRNHVVGGVETAGGKVKADCGPTTWGAYEKVPLDENTTGPAALDIADDGRVFYAEYGGKVKVHKPGSGDVVTAATIDVYTGGEDGLTGLALDPNFATNHWIYLMYSPAGGTEDIARVSRFTVNGDSLDKASEKVVMKVPSSRQSPEPGHTGGYITFGPNGNLYIGTGDDTEPFRSDGYAPIDERAGRADNDVQRTSANTNDLRGKILRIHPEANGTYTVPAGNMFAPGTAKTKPEIYVMGFRNPFRFSVDPADGTLYAADYGPDAGSDNAARGPAAIVEWNIIKQPGFYGWPYCVGDNIPYRDYNYATGQSGPNFNCAAPVNNSPNNTGLTNLPAAKKADVWYGNGANGGKFPEMGDGGEAPAAFPVYHYDPDNPSETKFPAYFDRTPFFGEWSRNNLHEFRLDDDGKLLKINDFLPNLSFKSPMDMKFGPDGAMYLLEWGSGFGRDNPDAGLYRIDYSSGDRRPLAVATATPTSGPAPLTVKFSSDGSRDPEGGTLTYRWDFGDGATSDQASPTHTYTAKGQFTAQLTVTDTGGRNGTANLTVTSGNTAPTVKLSLPNGGMYDWGDRIPYTVNVTDPEDGTIDCTKVRTVPSLGHDEHAHDTDAITGCSGTIVPETDTGHADLNVSYVASSSYTDKGASGAPALAGSAKAVLQPKHKQAEYYTRQSGVRVVSQGGAESGGRLGDISNNDWVSYSPVNFTGIDKVSLRLSSPSGGGTVELRDGSPTGALIATVPVPSTAGWDNYQSTPAVDVTKPGGTTELYLVFKTAPAGSYDIDSMTFVGKGVGQGGASVPAQITGIGGKCVDVNGRSATNGAKVQLWGCNGGDNQKWQADGATLRSMGKCLDVDTGATADGTKVQLWDCHGGANQDWSVQSDGTIRNRGVCLDTAGGSGSDGTQLVINRCDGRTSQKWTVT, from the coding sequence ATGACGAGATGGGTGCTGAGCTTAGTCAGCTCCACCCTCCTCGTAACCGGCTTGGCCACACCGGCCACCGCCCATCCGGAGGGCTTCCACGTCCTCCTGTTCACCAAGACCGCGCCGGGCGCCTACCGGCACGACTCCATCCCAGCCGCCACCACGATGTTCGACCAGGTCGCCGTCGAACGCGGATGGGAACTGACCAAGAGCGAGAACGCGGCCGTCTTCAACGACGCCGACCTCGCCGAGTACGACGTGGTCGCCATGGTCCAGACCTCCGGCATGGTCTGGGAGACGGACGCCCAGCGCCAGGCCGTGCAGAAGTACGTGCACAACGGCGGCGGTATCGCGGCAGTCCACAACACGCTCGACATGGGCATCGAGAACGACTTCCCCTGGTGGGACGAACTGGTCAACGGCGGCGCCCACATGCCCGCCCACTCGCCCGGCAGTCTCCAGGGCACCGCCAAGGTCGCCGACCGGGTCCACCCCTCCACCTCGCACCTTCCCGACCGCTGGACACGCACGGAGGAGTGGTACAACTTCGACCCGAACCCGCGCGGCGATGTGCACGTACTGGTCACCGCCGATGAGACCACGTACAACCCGGGCAGCGAAGCCATGGGGCCCGACCACCCGATCTCCTGGTGCCGCGACGCCGAGGGCGGCAGCGTGTGGGCCACTGCCATGGGCCACGACGCGGCCAGCTACTCGGACCCGCAGTTCCGCAACCACGTGGTGGGCGGGGTCGAGACCGCGGGCGGCAAGGTCAAGGCGGACTGCGGCCCGACGACCTGGGGCGCCTACGAGAAGGTCCCGCTGGACGAGAACACCACAGGCCCGGCGGCACTGGACATCGCCGACGACGGCCGGGTGTTCTACGCCGAGTACGGCGGCAAGGTGAAGGTCCACAAGCCCGGCAGCGGCGATGTGGTCACCGCCGCCACGATCGACGTCTACACCGGCGGCGAGGACGGACTGACCGGCCTCGCACTGGACCCGAACTTCGCCACCAACCACTGGATCTACCTGATGTACTCGCCGGCCGGCGGCACCGAGGACATCGCCCGCGTATCGCGGTTCACCGTCAACGGCGACAGTCTCGACAAGGCCAGCGAGAAGGTCGTCATGAAGGTCCCCTCTTCACGCCAGTCACCGGAACCAGGCCACACCGGCGGTTACATCACGTTCGGGCCCAACGGCAACCTCTACATCGGCACCGGTGACGACACCGAGCCGTTCCGCTCCGACGGCTATGCCCCGATCGACGAGCGTGCGGGACGTGCCGACAACGACGTCCAGCGCACCTCGGCCAACACCAACGACCTGCGCGGCAAGATCCTCCGCATCCATCCGGAAGCCAACGGCACCTACACCGTCCCGGCAGGCAACATGTTCGCGCCGGGCACTGCGAAGACCAAGCCCGAGATCTACGTGATGGGCTTCCGTAATCCCTTCAGGTTCTCCGTCGACCCCGCTGACGGCACCCTGTACGCAGCCGACTACGGACCGGACGCCGGCTCCGACAACGCCGCCCGTGGCCCGGCGGCGATCGTCGAGTGGAACATCATCAAGCAACCCGGCTTCTACGGCTGGCCGTACTGCGTCGGCGACAACATTCCCTACCGCGACTACAACTACGCCACCGGCCAGTCCGGCCCCAACTTCAACTGTGCCGCCCCGGTCAACAACTCGCCCAACAACACCGGCCTCACCAACCTCCCGGCGGCCAAGAAGGCGGACGTCTGGTACGGCAACGGCGCCAATGGCGGGAAGTTCCCGGAGATGGGCGACGGCGGTGAGGCGCCCGCCGCCTTCCCCGTGTATCACTACGACCCCGACAACCCGTCGGAGACGAAGTTCCCGGCCTACTTCGACAGGACGCCGTTCTTCGGCGAGTGGTCGCGCAACAACCTGCACGAATTCCGGCTGGACGACGACGGGAAGCTACTCAAGATCAACGACTTCCTGCCGAACCTGAGCTTCAAGTCCCCGATGGACATGAAGTTCGGCCCGGACGGGGCGATGTACCTGCTGGAGTGGGGAAGTGGCTTCGGCCGGGACAACCCGGACGCCGGCCTCTACCGCATCGACTACAGCTCGGGTGACCGGCGTCCCCTCGCTGTGGCCACCGCGACCCCCACGTCCGGGCCCGCACCGCTGACCGTGAAGTTCTCCAGTGACGGATCGCGCGACCCGGAGGGTGGCACACTCACCTACCGCTGGGACTTCGGCGATGGTGCGACCTCCGACCAGGCATCCCCGACGCACACCTATACAGCGAAGGGGCAGTTCACCGCCCAGCTCACGGTCACCGACACCGGCGGCCGTAACGGCACCGCCAACCTCACCGTGACCTCAGGCAACACGGCGCCGACCGTGAAGCTCTCCCTGCCGAACGGCGGCATGTATGACTGGGGCGACCGGATCCCGTACACGGTGAACGTCACCGACCCGGAGGACGGCACGATCGACTGCACCAAAGTCAGAACCGTGCCCTCGCTCGGACATGACGAGCACGCGCACGACACCGACGCGATCACCGGCTGCTCGGGCACCATCGTCCCGGAGACCGACACCGGCCACGCCGACCTGAACGTGTCCTACGTCGCCTCCTCCAGCTACACGGACAAGGGCGCCTCCGGAGCGCCCGCCCTGGCCGGCAGTGCCAAGGCGGTACTCCAGCCCAAGCACAAGCAGGCCGAGTACTACACCCGGCAGTCCGGCGTCCGGGTCGTCTCACAGGGCGGCGCAGAGTCCGGGGGCCGGCTCGGCGACATCAGCAACAACGACTGGGTCTCCTACTCGCCGGTCAACTTCACCGGCATCGACAAGGTCTCGCTGCGGCTGTCCTCACCCTCCGGCGGAGGCACGGTCGAGCTGCGCGACGGCTCACCGACCGGCGCGCTGATCGCCACTGTGCCGGTTCCGAGCACGGCTGGCTGGGACAACTACCAGAGCACACCGGCGGTCGATGTCACCAAGCCCGGCGGGACGACCGAGCTCTACCTGGTCTTCAAGACCGCGCCGGCCGGCTCGTACGACATCGACTCGATGACCTTCGTCGGGAAAGGCGTCGGCCAGGGCGGCGCGTCCGTCCCGGCACAGATCACCGGCATCGGCGGAAAGTGCGTCGACGTCAACGGCCGGAGCGCGACGAATGGCGCCAAGGTCCAACTGTGGGGCTGCAACGGTGGTGACAACCAGAAGTGGCAGGCCGACGGCGCCACACTGCGGTCGATGGGCAAGTGCCTCGACGTCGACACCGGGGCCACGGCCGATGGGACGAAGGTCCAGCTGTGGGACTGTCACGGGGGCGCCAACCAGGACTGGTCCGTGCAGTCGGACGGCACCATCCGTAACCGTGGAGTCTGCCTGGACACGGCCGGTGGCAGTGGGTCGGACGGAACCCAGTTGGTCATCAACCGCTGCGACGGCCGCACGTCGCAGAAGTGGACGGTGACATGA
- a CDS encoding GmrSD restriction endonuclease domain-containing protein: protein MQAKETLFADLVQGRAQQFQVPLYQRTYSWTEKQLAQLWSDILDQVDLLETGEKASAHFLGSVVLAPSPQNEATFPRWLVVDGQQRLTTISLALAAIRDHLAQSRPDEAERIDEEYLINKRKNENDRFRLLPTQADRPNYAAHIRGTHEGQAAGDNVSVAYRFFRRKLVEAEDPADPQDVLRIEQAITSRLTLVAVTAEAGDNVHRIFESLNNTGLKLSQADLLRNYLFMRLPTRGELVYETYWLPLQASLSNKELEQLMWLQLVLDGDDRVRRQDLYAAQQHRFEQTEVREADIEAYVKELHRRSMHFRKVVRPDEEGDPAVRAHLRRLDAWEAAATYPALMLLLDRRERGETDSVETARALSYIESFLVRRTVCRVPPNNLNRIFQSVPAQLPLDVPVADGLRQLLSASNRYWPDDDELREKCRTAPFYLYGRPEQRKLVLQRLEESYDHPEPVDFAAAKLTIEHVLPQSAGDDWLQVLAEDATDGETPQDVHARLQHTLGNLTLTAQNSELSNHPFDRKQDLLRSSHLEMNRRIAATDRWGAREIGARADELAERALALWPSPLRGVGRAERSRDWQLVHQVLAALPHGTWTSYGDLAAYIGSGAQAVGNHLAQTAGVVQAYRVLNAEGRIADGFRWAGPQPEGEDVRARLSADGIHFTQTGAADPAQRLTSTDLALLLADPDHEQSSEGAVAAGRDGAEPEEETRAERFFRQLAADDTPETVGAVRTLLARWEELGGWVGYGAGQVTTSAFLMLGAAGLPGAGIWPLVLYPGGGRGGSAEVVFQYLATREPFTDCLLRAELLGRVNGLDGVDIPEGKLDLRPNFRLALLEKDGNRDALAETLTWFRDRWIGRDVS, encoded by the coding sequence GTGCAGGCCAAAGAGACGCTGTTCGCCGACCTCGTGCAGGGGCGGGCTCAACAGTTCCAGGTGCCGCTCTACCAGCGGACGTACTCCTGGACAGAGAAGCAGTTGGCTCAGCTGTGGAGCGACATCCTCGATCAGGTGGACCTGCTGGAGACCGGGGAGAAAGCGAGCGCGCACTTCCTCGGCTCCGTGGTGCTTGCCCCGTCCCCGCAAAACGAGGCGACGTTCCCTCGCTGGCTGGTGGTCGACGGCCAGCAGCGGCTGACCACGATCTCCCTCGCACTCGCCGCCATCCGGGACCATCTCGCCCAGAGCCGGCCGGACGAGGCCGAGCGGATTGACGAGGAATACCTGATCAACAAGCGGAAGAACGAGAACGACCGGTTCCGTCTCCTGCCCACCCAGGCCGACCGGCCGAATTACGCCGCGCACATCCGAGGCACCCACGAGGGGCAGGCGGCGGGGGACAACGTTTCTGTCGCCTACCGCTTCTTCCGCCGCAAGCTCGTCGAGGCGGAGGACCCCGCCGACCCGCAGGACGTCCTCCGGATCGAGCAGGCGATCACCTCCCGGCTCACCCTGGTCGCGGTGACCGCCGAGGCCGGTGACAACGTCCACCGCATCTTCGAGTCCCTCAACAACACCGGTCTCAAGCTCAGCCAGGCGGACCTGCTGCGCAACTACCTCTTCATGCGGCTGCCGACCCGTGGCGAACTGGTCTACGAGACGTACTGGCTGCCGCTCCAGGCAAGCCTGAGCAACAAAGAGCTCGAACAGCTCATGTGGCTGCAGCTCGTGCTTGACGGCGACGACCGGGTCCGCCGCCAGGACCTGTACGCGGCTCAGCAGCACCGTTTCGAGCAGACCGAGGTCAGGGAAGCGGACATCGAGGCGTACGTAAAAGAACTGCACCGGCGGTCTATGCACTTCCGTAAGGTGGTCCGCCCCGACGAGGAGGGCGATCCGGCCGTCCGTGCCCACCTTCGCCGACTCGACGCCTGGGAGGCCGCGGCCACGTACCCGGCGCTGATGCTGCTGCTCGACCGCCGCGAACGTGGAGAGACCGACTCGGTGGAGACGGCCCGCGCCCTGTCGTACATCGAGAGCTTTCTGGTACGCCGCACCGTGTGTCGCGTACCGCCAAACAACCTCAACCGGATCTTCCAGTCGGTTCCCGCCCAGCTTCCGCTGGACGTCCCCGTCGCCGACGGGCTGCGTCAGCTCCTCTCCGCCAGCAACCGCTACTGGCCCGACGACGACGAACTGCGCGAGAAGTGCAGGACCGCGCCCTTCTATCTGTACGGCCGGCCGGAGCAGCGCAAACTGGTCCTCCAGCGGCTGGAGGAGAGCTACGACCACCCCGAGCCTGTGGACTTCGCCGCCGCGAAACTCACCATCGAGCACGTTCTGCCGCAGTCGGCGGGCGACGACTGGCTCCAAGTTCTCGCCGAGGACGCCACCGACGGCGAGACCCCACAGGACGTGCACGCCCGACTCCAGCACACCCTGGGCAACCTGACCCTCACCGCTCAGAACTCCGAGCTCTCCAACCACCCTTTCGACCGCAAGCAGGACCTGCTGCGTAGCAGCCACCTGGAGATGAACCGCCGCATCGCCGCCACCGACCGCTGGGGCGCTCGCGAGATCGGCGCCCGTGCCGACGAGTTGGCCGAGCGGGCGCTCGCGCTGTGGCCGTCCCCGCTGCGCGGGGTGGGCCGGGCCGAGCGGAGCCGCGACTGGCAGCTCGTCCACCAGGTCCTCGCCGCCCTGCCGCACGGCACCTGGACGTCGTACGGCGACCTCGCCGCGTACATCGGCTCCGGCGCCCAGGCGGTGGGCAACCACCTTGCCCAGACCGCGGGCGTCGTGCAGGCCTACCGCGTCCTCAACGCGGAGGGCCGGATCGCCGACGGCTTTCGCTGGGCCGGCCCGCAGCCGGAGGGTGAGGACGTACGGGCGCGACTGAGCGCCGACGGCATCCACTTCACCCAGACCGGGGCCGCGGACCCCGCGCAACGCTTGACCAGCACCGACCTGGCACTGCTGCTGGCCGATCCCGACCATGAGCAGTCTTCGGAGGGCGCGGTGGCGGCGGGGCGCGACGGAGCGGAGCCAGAGGAGGAAACCCGGGCCGAGCGGTTCTTCCGCCAGCTTGCCGCGGACGACACCCCCGAGACCGTGGGCGCGGTGCGTACTCTCCTCGCCCGGTGGGAGGAGCTGGGCGGCTGGGTCGGCTATGGGGCCGGCCAAGTCACTACCAGCGCCTTCCTGATGCTGGGTGCGGCAGGTCTCCCCGGCGCCGGGATCTGGCCGCTGGTGCTCTACCCCGGTGGTGGACGCGGTGGTTCGGCGGAGGTGGTCTTCCAGTACCTCGCCACCCGCGAGCCCTTCACCGACTGCCTGCTGCGCGCGGAGCTCCTCGGCCGCGTCAACGGTTTGGACGGCGTCGACATCCCGGAGGGGAAGCTGGACTTGCGTCCCAACTTCCGGTTGGCCTTGCTGGAGAAGGACGGGAACCGCGACGCGCTCGCTGAGACTCTGACCTGGTTCCGGGACCGCTGGATCGGCCGGGACGTGTCCTGA
- a CDS encoding helix-turn-helix domain-containing protein: MGQQPNELTPDAGPWHRWGYELRQFREARQLSQQALARRALIDRSHLGRFERAERPVPKHAAIALDDVLDAAGALVRGWDSAEREAPQDCSVPVSRAGTETHGASTQGHGASAPETLAMSAVVRAGSLADDTDTVVVPARIHGRILFVPVPRRVVLASGIAGLAATAVPAATPAAATELADMGSPFEHFTQLRRVMIQTDNLIGPRHVLPALQQHLVSLATRRRAARGADAIELLALETRYEELAGWFAQDIGDERTAHGHTAKALDASHITGDTDLTAYILGRKAQLAADTGHPADALGLAAAARRTARPGSRLEVIAVLHEAHAHAVLGEGGEAHRAYDTALALLGRAGSDGVWGSWLDAAYISTARARSLAALGEYEQAASGFDSALAVLPPTYRRDRGVYLARAARAHAGTGNVTLAALIGGQAVGIAAETGSARIFRQLDRLDQALAPATGEDGVAEFRASLDRIVLHPA, translated from the coding sequence GTGGGGCAGCAGCCGAACGAGCTGACTCCGGACGCCGGCCCATGGCATCGCTGGGGTTACGAGCTACGCCAGTTCCGCGAGGCCCGTCAGCTGTCGCAGCAGGCTCTGGCTCGCAGGGCGTTGATCGACCGTTCACATCTAGGGCGCTTCGAGCGCGCTGAGCGCCCCGTCCCGAAGCACGCAGCCATCGCTCTCGACGATGTCCTTGATGCCGCCGGCGCATTGGTTCGTGGCTGGGACAGCGCGGAGCGCGAGGCTCCCCAGGATTGCTCTGTGCCCGTGTCCAGAGCCGGGACAGAGACCCATGGGGCCAGTACACAGGGCCATGGGGCCAGCGCCCCGGAGACCCTGGCCATGAGCGCGGTCGTGCGGGCAGGCTCTCTTGCAGACGACACGGACACGGTCGTCGTCCCTGCCCGAATCCACGGAAGGATCCTCTTCGTGCCCGTGCCCCGCCGCGTTGTTCTCGCCTCAGGGATCGCCGGCCTGGCTGCGACAGCCGTGCCGGCCGCGACACCGGCGGCTGCCACCGAACTCGCAGACATGGGGTCTCCCTTCGAGCACTTCACTCAGCTTCGCCGGGTGATGATCCAGACCGACAACCTCATCGGCCCCCGGCACGTATTGCCTGCCTTGCAACAACACCTTGTCTCCCTTGCCACGAGACGCCGAGCCGCTCGTGGCGCCGACGCCATCGAGCTCCTCGCCCTGGAGACGCGATACGAAGAGCTGGCGGGCTGGTTCGCCCAGGACATCGGCGACGAGCGCACCGCCCACGGCCACACCGCTAAAGCACTGGACGCTTCCCACATCACCGGCGACACCGATCTCACCGCGTACATCCTCGGCCGTAAGGCCCAGCTCGCTGCCGACACCGGTCATCCTGCCGACGCTCTCGGCCTCGCCGCAGCCGCCCGACGCACCGCCCGGCCTGGGAGCCGCCTCGAAGTCATCGCCGTTCTGCACGAGGCCCACGCGCATGCCGTACTCGGTGAAGGCGGTGAAGCCCACAGGGCGTACGACACCGCGCTTGCTCTTCTCGGTCGCGCGGGCTCCGATGGCGTCTGGGGTTCCTGGCTCGATGCGGCGTACATCAGCACCGCCCGAGCCCGCTCCCTCGCCGCACTCGGCGAGTATGAGCAGGCCGCATCAGGCTTCGACAGCGCCCTCGCAGTGCTCCCGCCCACATATCGACGGGACCGCGGTGTCTACCTCGCTCGCGCTGCACGTGCCCACGCGGGCACAGGCAACGTGACCCTCGCTGCCCTAATCGGAGGGCAGGCTGTCGGGATCGCCGCCGAGACCGGATCCGCGCGCATCTTCAGACAGCTCGACCGGCTCGACCAGGCACTGGCCCCCGCCACCGGCGAGGACGGCGTCGCCGAGTTCCGTGCCTCACTCGACCGCATCGTTCTGCATCCAGCCTGA
- a CDS encoding DUF5999 family protein, whose translation MCAHNPPCPTAMTPDREAARPVAHRPEQGWSLLCNGVLVFEDTGELLPDGRIVAPHRPLALTVGSAA comes from the coding sequence ATGTGTGCGCACAACCCGCCGTGCCCCACGGCCATGACTCCCGACAGGGAGGCCGCGCGACCCGTCGCGCACCGCCCTGAGCAGGGCTGGAGCCTGCTGTGCAACGGAGTGCTTGTCTTCGAGGACACCGGAGAACTCCTCCCCGACGGCCGTATCGTCGCCCCTCACCGGCCGCTCGCGCTCACGGTCGGAAGCGCGGCATGA
- the fxlA gene encoding FxLD family lanthipeptide translates to MTRIVTKSTAQVQEPAAGGQSDGFDLNVCLLEVSDAAGLTVLTDDGCGSSCGACVTFTD, encoded by the coding sequence ATGACGCGAATCGTCACCAAGAGCACCGCCCAGGTCCAGGAGCCGGCGGCCGGCGGCCAGTCGGACGGGTTCGACCTGAACGTCTGCCTCCTGGAGGTGTCCGACGCGGCCGGGCTGACCGTTCTGACCGATGACGGGTGCGGCAGCTCCTGCGGTGCCTGCGTCACCTTCACCGACTGA